In Streptococcus oralis, a single window of DNA contains:
- a CDS encoding DUF3592 domain-containing protein gives MNKEVIGLIVGTIVIFLSFVFVCGTFLYLYLRDQKLVRLAKSSVQGTVIGYSRFREGYPPIVEYTVDGIAYKKTLQYFMFKTVTIPWGTTKFLKDYTREDMLAPSITRYSNSFVSFKRLMQTHFPLHSELTVWYDPDKPTRGYVERYSGMDKFYKWFGIGFGLALVIVYGIVILAFLSNLSKIYA, from the coding sequence ATGAATAAAGAAGTAATTGGTTTGATAGTTGGGACAATCGTCATCTTCCTATCTTTTGTATTTGTGTGTGGGACCTTTCTCTATCTCTATCTTCGAGATCAGAAGTTGGTCCGTCTTGCCAAGTCATCCGTACAGGGAACGGTTATCGGCTATAGCCGTTTTCGTGAGGGGTATCCACCTATCGTCGAATACACGGTGGATGGGATTGCTTATAAGAAAACCTTGCAGTATTTTATGTTCAAAACGGTCACAATTCCGTGGGGGACTACTAAATTTTTAAAGGACTATACAAGAGAAGATATGCTGGCGCCTTCGATCACTCGCTACAGCAACTCCTTTGTTTCCTTCAAACGCTTGATGCAGACCCATTTCCCCCTTCATTCGGAGCTGACAGTCTGGTATGATCCAGACAAGCCGACCAGGGGCTATGTCGAACGTTACAGCGGAATGGACAAGTTTTACAAGTGGTTTGGTATCGGATTTGGACTGGCTCTAGTTATAGTCTATGGGATAGTGATCCTAGCCTTTTTGTCCAATTTGTCCAAGATATACGCATAA